A single region of the Melospiza georgiana isolate bMelGeo1 chromosome 7, bMelGeo1.pri, whole genome shotgun sequence genome encodes:
- the LOC131085425 gene encoding maestro heat-like repeat-containing protein family member 6, which yields MISMFTKGAAEAGPTAPQSIPPAPSLDQFGERVVSSPSQVPGFVRNLHQRLASNEPPDDWLFMDILRLTEEQPTDVAVTLLRCAPTCDRAAAIMWKTIASSGTATEKVLPTLLCVMDGWPMQKMYTADGDNKDVFALAATRVIWEILRLPWCPEPFVEYSPHLLGALLYQVYTTTEQMSEEVNTFWKKCQEENGITANPNSFVVSTVKSLLYHLQCVNLLMALERKCAWDTLLRAETHHYAMGLLAREMRRVCQPFCSCIALRLLCRLSREEPCWEMASLAFLVEVLDCLDFNEWGNNILEILTKHLLSESMEMRRLALRGLVMLSKDPSMAKKMCSLSEPLIDFLSNEDIEVVKMSLSVFTNILMNKDILTSCPTAPKLAAALRPLFDSDNNQVQWLSIGLYKDVMESVVERGKKALKPHVSESLLPLFFHCYDENRRVAQTSRETLLSAVNFLKRRDLKQLLKLDDPWSFAEHVLAEDRSRAAEHLRQALPYLQSPQEPVREAAVRSIGTAGMLMRGQREELQLICEALQALNSDESPSNTNLIVQVMLDERATSLSSSSGSGQPGQQQMPCRRKQAGDQKGAAGAPGPANAGKI from the exons ATGATCAGCATGTTCACCAAGGGTGCAGCAGAGGctggccccacagcccctcagagcatccctcctgctcccagcctggatcAGTTTGGGGAGAGAGTTGTTTCCAGTCCCAGtcaa GTGCCAGGCTTTGTCAGGAACTTGCACCAGAGGCTGGCGTCCAACGAGCCTCCAGACGACTGGCTGTTCATGGACATCCTGCGGCTGACCGAGGAACAGCCCACTGACGTGGCAGTGACCCTGCTGCGGTGTGCCCCAACATGTGACAG agctgccGCAATCATGTGGAAGACCATCGCCTCGTCAGGAACGGCAACGGAAAAggtgctgcccacactgctctgcGTGATGGACGGCTGGCCCATGCAGAAAATGTACACCGCTGACGGGGACAACAAGGATGTCTTTGCCCTGGCC GCAACCAGGGTGATTTGGGAGATTCTCCGCCTGCCCTGGTGCCCAGAGCCGTTTGTGGAATATTCCCCCCATCTCCTTGGGGCTCTGCTGTACCAAGTTTACACCACTACAGAGCAGATGTCAGAGGAAGTAAATACTTTCTGGAAGAAATGTCAGGAGGAAAATGGCATTACCGCCAaccccaacag ctttGTAGTGAGCACTGTGAAGTCATTGCTGTACCATCTGCAATGTGTGAATTTACTGATGGCTCTGGAACGGaagtgtgcctgggacacgctgctccgTGCAGAAACCCACCACTATGCaatgggtctgctggccag GGAGATGCGCCGTGTGTGCCAACCTTTCTGCTCCTGCATCGCGCTCCGCCTGCTCTGCCggctcagcagggaggagcCGTGCTGGGAAATGGCCTCCCTGGCGTTCCTGGTGGAG gtcctggATTGCCTGGATTTCAATGAATGGGGTAACAACATCCTGGAGATCTTGACCAAGCACCTGCTGAGCGAGTCCATGGAGATGCGACGCCTGGCCCTCAGAGGCCTCGTGATGCTCAGCAAAGAcccctcaatg GCCAAAAAAATGTGCAGCCTGTCTGAACCCCTCATAGATTTCCTGAGCAATGAAGACATAGAGGTGGTCAAGATGAGTCTGTCTGTGTTCACAAATATACTCATGAACAAGGATATCCTAAcatcctgccccacagcccccaaactGGCTGCCGCGCTCCGGCCCCTCTTTGACAgt GACAACAATCAAGTGCAGTGGCTCTCCATCGGCCTCTACAAAGATGTGATGGAATCAGTagtggaaaggggaaaaaaggcccTGAAGCCTCATGTGAGCGAGAGCCTGCTTcctctcttcttccactgctaCGACGAGAACCGGCGTGTGGCACAG acctctcgggaaacgctgctcTCTGCAGTAAACTTCCTGAAGAGAAGGGATCTCAAACAGCTGCTCAAGTTGGATGACCCGTGGAGCTTTGCCGAGCACGTG ctggcagaggacaggagccgagcggccgagcacctgcgccaggccctgccctacctgcagagcccccaggagcccgtgcgagaggcggccgtcagaTCCATTG GGACCGCCGGGATGCTCATGAGAGGACAgcgggaggagctgcagctcatcTGTGAGG CCCTTCAAGCCCTTAACTCAGATGAGAGCCCCTCCAACACAAACCTCATCGTTCAAGTCATGTTGGATGAAAGAGCTACATCACTGAGTTCATCTTCTGGATCAGGACAAccaggacagcagcagatgCCATGCAGGAGGAAACAAGCTGGAGATCagaagggagcagctggagctccaggcCCAGCTAATGCTGGGAAAATCTGA